The window CAAAAGAGTTTATTTACCTATCAACTGACTGTCAGGACAGAAAAAGGGATAGCGGTGGTCAGCTCCGGAACACGAACAGAGAAAGACAATAGTATTGAATTTAAAATGGATTTCCCCACTGACCAGATCAATGTCGTATTCGGACCCTATTACATTACCCGGACTAATTATAAAGATATTGAAATTTCGACCTACTTTACAAAGGACGATCCCGATATGGCCGATGCTTATCTGGATAAAATGAAAGAGTATCTTAAACGGGATGAATGTGAATTGGGAACCTATCCCTACAAAAGCATGATCGTCGTCGATTCTCCGATCATGGTCGGGCTTGGGTTCCCCGAATTTACGCTGATTGGTGAAAGACTTTTAACGATTCCCGACATGATCAATACCAGCCTTGGGCATGAAATTCTCCATAACTGGTATGGGAGCGGTATTTATGTCACTCCTGGAAGCGGCAACTGGACAGAGGGATTAGTTACCTATCTGGCCGATCATCAATTCAATATCAAACAAAACGGCCAAGCCATCACCCGTATGGAATTATTAAAGCAATATACGGTGGCCACACGAGGTAAACCGGAAAAGAGCTTAAACCAGGTTGGAGATGATGATGCGTCCGAAGACCGGGCTGTTGCATACCAAAAATCGACAATGATTTTCAGCATGCTTGAGAGTCAAATCGGCAAAAAACATTTTTATAAGGGTCTCCGGGCTTTAACCAAGGAAAAAATGTATCATGCCGCCTCATGGGATGATTTCGAGAAAGCTTTTGAAACCGAATCAGGGCAATACCTTGAACCGTTTTTCAAGCAGTGGGTTTATGGGAAAGGTGCCCCGCAAATTACTATCAAAGAAGAAAAGAGCTTTCCTCATATCCTGATGACCCCTTATAGCATAAGCTTCACCATTCATACTGACCCTCTTTTTCAATTTAATCTTCCGATCGAGGTTCAAACAGAAACTGGAATAGAGAAAAAAACTGTCTCAATCACCAAACCGGACCAGAAAGTCTTCATGCTTCTCCCCTCCAGGGCCCAAGAGATCAGGGTAGATCCCGCATATAAGGTCATGCGAAGGCTGAACGACAATGAACTCCCGGCCAATATATCGATCGTTTTGGAAACCAACCAGGAACTAACCGTTTTGTTTTCAAAATCTCTTAGCAAGGAAGCCAGGGAACTTTATGAACATTTTTTAAAACTTTCTGAAATCAAGTTCCATGAAATTCAGGAGTTGAGACAGGCCAATGGTCCGGTCGTTCTTCTCGGCCCTCCGGACACGGATCAAAAAATCGGCGGCTGGGATCCGAAGGATGTCCCGTGGCGTTGGCAAAAAGATTCGTTGGAGGTTGCCGGCGGATCGGTCCATGGGGGGGATGAATCGGCGGTTTTATCCTGGTACGGACCGGCTGGATACTCTCAACCCATCGTCTGGATTGTCGGTTACAGCAAGAAAGGCCTAAATTCATTGGCTCAACGGCTGGGGTATTACATGCCCTGGAGTTATGTCTTGTTCCGGGATGGGAAATCTGTGGTTCGAGGAGAGTGGGAAAAACATCCCGAAACATTGAGCCTCCGGGTTTTTAACTAGCGATTTCAATGAACGTAGGAAGAAAAATGCTAAAGTGGATTATTCCGGTGATTTTCTCCTGTCTCGTGATTCCTGCGAAAACTTTCGGTTCGGACCAGATTGTGGTTCTGACGAGCGCGGAGATTCCCTACTACCTGGAAGCCCAGGAGGGGGTGAATTCCAAGCTGGGAGACCGAAGACATCTCATTTATCATCTCAAAAACGACCCCGGTAATTCTCAACGCGTCATGGATCAGGTTCAGTTGGTGGCACCGAAGGGAATCATTGCCATCGGACCGTTAGCGGTTGAAGCTGTGAAGTCCTATCCTGTAGAGGCTCCGGTGATCTTTTGCATGGTCATCAATCATGCAGGCGCCCTGAAAAACCTTCCCGATTCCCATGGAGTCGCCTTCCAGATTTCGCCCGAAGATTCATACGAACGCGTTCATCAGGTTCTTCCCCGCTCAAAAATCGCGGTTCTTTACAATCCGGAAGTCACCGGCTCCTGGATACAAAACCTGGCCGGCTATTTTGAAGGCTACTCCCTTAAACTCATTCCGATCCCCGTGACCCAGCCGGGGGATATCGCGGAAGCCCTCGGCAAAAACAGATCCCGGTTCAATGCCTTATGGATTCTTCCTGACGGGAGTTTTGTGGATAACGTTACCATCGACTATTTTATCCGGTACAGCCTGAAGGAAAAAGTGCCGCTGATCGGCTTTTCCGAAGGGCTGGCAAGAAGCGGCGCCTTGATTTCTCTAAGTGGAAATAACAGGAAAATGGGGGAAGAGGCGGTCGAGGTCATGGATCGCGTTCTGGCCGGAAAACAAAAGGAACGGATCGAATTTCTGAAAGATATTAAAACCTATTTGAACACCAAGGTCGCGGAATTGTTCGATATTCCGATTAATAAAACGTTTTACGCGCTTGTCGATCGAAAATTTCCGGAAGAATAGAAATGCGGAACATTTTCAAGCTGAATTTTAGAAAAAAGATTTTTCTGGCAGGCGCCCTGGGACTTTTCCCCCTTGGAGTGGCCATCCTGCTGCTCCTCCCTTTTGACGAAAATTCTTATCTGACGGATCAGTTAAAAGAAAACGGAAGCAAAACAGCTTCCCTGGTCACGGAACAGGCCATGCCCTATTTGCAGACCCATGACTATCCCTTTGTTCAGAAATTGCTCGACAACCTGGTCAAACATCAGGATGTTCTCTGCGCCACCATTTTTTTTAATAACCGGACGATTTCTTCCGGTGAGGTTAATTTGGTTCAACCGGTTTCAAAATCAGGAGATAATGAATGGGTCACTTACAAAGGGCTCCCGGGAATCAAAATCCAACGCTCTTTCCAAATTTCCGCTGATTCGGATCTCCCCGCAGGACCGGTTCATCCGGCATTTTCGGCATTACCGGCGGAAGGCCGGGTCATGCTGGTTCTCTCCACGGCATCCATCGGCTCCCATGTTCTCCACATGTTCCGGTATCTGAGCGTTTTTCTGGCTTTATCTTTAGGGCTGGTCATGACGGCCGTCTGGGTGGCCTCCGGCAGGCTTTCCGTTCCACTTAACGTATTGGCGAGAAAGGTCGTTCAAATTTCCGTGAATCCTAACCTGGAGACTGATTCTCACAATCCGGATGAAATCGAAACCATTTCACTCTCTATTCAGACCCTGCAGGATGAACTTGCCGGAAAAACGGCGACCATTCAACAGCTTCAAAAACATCGTGACGAATTTATACGGTCAAGCGACCATCTTGAAAATCTCAACAAATCGCTAAACGAGGTCATCCTGTTAAAAAACAATTTATTTATGCAAGTCTCCCATGAGATTAAAACACCCATCAACAGTCTCTCAACGTTAATTCAATCTCTCAAAAAAGGGGGCGTCCCGCCTGTACAATATCCGGAGTATCTTTCGAGAATGGAAAAATTATCGAATCGAATCGTCCAGGTCCTGCAGACGATCATCAAAAGTTACATGAGCGAAATCGGCAAACTGAACCTTGATAAAAACCTGTTAAATGTTTCCAGGATTGTTTCCGGTGTGATTGCAGACCTCCATCCGCTTTTAAACGAAAAAGGTTTAAAATGCATCGCGAAAACCGCGAATGAAAATCTCGAAATAGTCGCCGACCAGACGAGATTAGAACAAATCTTGCTGAATTTACTCCACAATGCCATCAAGGCAAGCGTTGCCGGAGGTGAAATCACCCTTGCAGTAGAAGAAACGGAGAATGACGTGATCATCCATGTAACGGATTCGGGCGGTGGTGTTCCGGTGGAGAAAAGGCCCCATCTGTTTACCACCATAGGGAAGCCTGAGTTAAAGGGAGAAGGTTCAGGAATCGGTCTGATAATCTCCAAATACCTGGTTGAACTTCATGGAGGGAGAATATGGCTTGAAGCGCCATTGAATCATTCCGGCTCCACATTCTCTTTCAGCATATCCAGGCAATCTGTCAACAATTCTAATACCCCAGGAAGTCTTTTGAAGGAGAAACAGGGAAATGGTTAATTCAATTCTAATCGTCGATGATGATGAAGACTTCAGATTCGGGCTCACAAATTTGATCAAACAAGAGTTTCCGGAGTGGTCGATATTGCAGGGGGATTCCTGTGCCGCGGCAAAAGAATTGATCAAACAGAAAGATATTCAATTGATTCTCCTCGACTATCAACTGCCGGATGGAAACAGTCTTTCGGTTCTAAGCGAAATTGAGGACCTTTCGGAATCGGTTGAGGTCATTATGGTCACCGCTCACGGCTCCCTGGATCTCGCGGTTGAAGCCATGAAAAGAGGCGCCAGTGATTTTGTTCCAAAACCAATCGATTTTAAAGATCTGGCGGCAAGGATTCACAAAGTCCTTGAAACCCGGGAGTTCAGACAGGTAACCGAATTTTACCGGTCCACCTTTGAGGTTCAACCTTTTATTGGAACAGGGCCAGAAATGGCCGCATGCCGGGAATTGGCAAGGTTGGTCGCCGGTTCCGATAAAATCGTTCTGATCCTGGGTGAGACCGGGACCGGCAAGGAGGTCATGGCCAGGCACATCCACTCCATATCGGACCGGAAGGACAAGCCCTTCGTGATCATTAATTGCGCCTCACAGTCTGAGGAGTTAATCGCTGATGAGATTTTTGGGCATGAACGCGGGGCCTTTACCAATGCTTATAGTTCAAAAAAAGGGAAGGTGGAGCTTGCGGACGACGGAACGATCTTCCTGGATGAACTGGGGGAACTCTCGTTAAATATGCAGGCCAAGATTCTTCGCTTCATTGAAGATAAACAGTTCGCCCGGATAGGGGGTACTAAAGAAAGGAGATGTTCAGCGAGATTGATCGCCGCAACCAATCGAAATCTGCAAAACATGGTGTCGCAGGGCTTGTTTCGAAACGATCTTTTTTTCCGGCTGAACGTCTTTCCGATTACACTCCCCCCGCTTAGGCAAAGAAAAGAAGATATTCCTGAACTGGTTTATCACTTTTTGAGGAATATGACACTTTATAACTTGAAGAAGGAAATGAAGATATCGGGCAACGCGTTGGAATATTTGATGGAATATGAATGGCCGGGGAATATCAGAGAATTGAGAAATGTCATAGAAAGAGCCACGGTGCTGGCGGACGACGCCGAAATAACAATTAAACATCTTCCCGTACTAAACAGCGTCAAAATGCCTGAGGTTATCGTTGAGGTCAATCAATTTAAGGAATCAATGCGGAGGAGTGAGAAAAGTCTGGTCGTTCAGGCATTAAGGGCCGCTAACTGGAACCAGACCGAAGCCGCAAGAACCTTGCAGATCAACAGGCAGTATTTAATTCGACTGATGAAGAAACATCAAATTTCCGTCGTGAGGACTTCCAGCGGATAGGACAGGATCCAGCATCAGCCGACCATATTCAAACGCGCCTTATACTCAGGCGTATCTTTGGCATATGCTTTTTTTCCCCAACTCGAGTCAGGAGCAAGTTTAAAGGTCTTATTTTTTCCGGATTCGTAGTTATTCCATGCCGATCTGGCGCGATAATGTTCATAAAGCCGCATAAATTCCGCAAGGTAGATCGCGGCAACCCGCGGACAACCCTTAATCTCCATTATATTTTCATCATTTTTATGAACCGCATTATTGCTCATATTTGCGGAACCTGTATAGATAATCGGATTGTCTGTCTCGGCGTCGATGACAATAAACTTATGATGAATATAAACCGGAAACTTGCCACCCCCTGGTAAATGAGACGCTTCCCATGAAAAACCATGGGGCTGCTGACCTCTCTTAAAGAATTCATGGCCAACCACATCCTTGTTACTATGCGAGCGATGATAGATCTCAACCTTCGCATCGACAGGTTTCCTGCCGCTGGCGTTTTCTTCCGGATTTTTACCGATATTATTCACCAGGCCAAACATCATCTTACCTTTGTCACCGGTCTTGAAGATGGCATCAAGCAGTGGAGCGTCGGTCGGCGTGAAGAGACAGAATACGACGGATTTTTCAGCGCTATTGACCGCCTTTACAATTTCATCGATAGATTCGCGTTTCTTTGCCGGCTCGGGCGGAAAAAAAACACGAACTGTGGCGTCTCCAGCCTGGATTTCCTGTGACCAACCAGAGTTTTTAGCCGTAACTGACAGACTGGGGTTAGATTCAAGTAATTTCCTGCGCTCCCAATAAAGTGATGCCAGCTCGGGAGATTTCCATGTATGAAGCAGATTGGCCTGGCTGGTTAGACCCTCAGGGGTGAAATTAGCAGAACCCATCAGAACTGCTATGGGGCTTCCACCGTGCAGCCGCACAAGAAACTTATCATGCATAATATTGGTTTTGTCGCGGGGATAGAACAAGACTTTCCCGTCAAGATGGTCTATAGCGGGCTGATTCGGAGTGGGCTTTGTCCCTCCCTTATCACGGACCGGCCTGGCGTCATAGACCAGAGATGCATCGCCTTGATATTTTTCAAATGCCGGGATGATCCAGTTATCATCGGTCAGGTGGTAGATCGCTCCGTGAGCCTCGTGAGAGGCAGAGAGAAATTCCGGAACAACTTTCTCAAGTCCATTGGCCAGCCAGGCCATCGCCCTGATCATCTGGTCGCCCGCCGGTCTTTCGCCAAACTCTTTAATGAATGCCTGGGAACTGACTACAGCCCGATTAAAATAAGTACCGATTCCGTTTTCTACCTGCTGAGGCAGAGTCACTTTAACGCTATTAGCCGCCTGATTAAGCAACTTATTGTTATTCGGGTCTCCTACTACAGGTGTAATCGTATAGGTAAATGTTTTTCCACGATCCACATCATCAATACGGGCATCCCACCATAAGAACTTTTGAATGGGGCTGGTATTGCTTGGGAGGTCGGCGCCATTGGGGGCTGGACCGTTAAACCCTATCCTGTTCGGCAGCCAGCTTTCAGCGCTCCGTTTGAAGCCGGGGGTGCGCTTTATGGCAAAACCGAGAAAATCCTGATGATCTCTCCCCTCAGGCCAATCCATTGCCAAGAGAACAAGTGTCGGAGAAAGATAAGCGCGAATCGTTACCGTAGCCATATTTTTATCCTCCTGAGAGTGTTCCTATTCAAACCATACATTAACTTTCCGCCGCACGCCGTAACTCTTCACTCGGGCTGAAGGTCTGGGTCACAATTTGAGAACAGCGGAGACAGCTCGATTTACCCTCCTGCAGGTACCATCGGCAGGTGGAACGGATCAGACAGGAGGGAAGAGTTTCCGTTACGGGAGGAAGAATCTGGACAACACGGGTGGCCAGACGACAGTGGGTACCGTCGAAGTGGCGGCAGGCTCCCCCTTCACAATGGGCAGAAAATCGAAATACCTCCGTAGGACTCACAGGAGCGGTACGGTTTAAAAGCTCTTCCGTAACAGGAACCGATTCACTACAATAGGCAAGCGCCGGCGCTTCAGCACTCCCTCCTACGACTCCCAGAATCCTGCTACCGGCCATCTCAGGCTGTGCGCTGGGACAAAGCGGAGGAATCTCCGATTCCGGTTTCATTTCAGGCCTTGCCTCCTCGTCAACCCTGACCCCTTTCTTTTCTTTTTCCGAGTCCATTAATTCAATCTACTCTGGTTTGATTCCCCAAACGGGCTCAGGCGGAATATATCCTATGGTGATAACAGGTCCTTTCCGAACAAGGACGGCGGGTTCGGCCTGATGAGCTCCGAGAGCCGCTCCGCTTACGTTCGCCGCAAGATGCTGGGTGATCTCGGTTGCAATCTGTTCGGCCTGTTTTAGTTGAATATCTGCCTGAAGAATCTGGCGGCCCAGGATAATCGGTCCAATAATAAGTTCCGGTGAAAATCTCACATTATGCCTTTCAGCTGCAATTTTAACCGCATTATCGACAGCCTTGGACAGCTCTTTGATTGAAATTGTACCCGGGCGTTTGTTCATAATAGATCTCCTTCTTATGGGTTAAACAGCATTTATGAATGTACCCTGAAAATAATCAGGCTGATTTTAAGTAACACAGAGAAAAAATAGATGCTAGGAGTCTTTTTCACAAAATCAGGAGTTTTTTTTATTTTACCTTGGACAGCATATAATCTAAATGGCCCCACCACGGACCATCAGGACTGCTCGATTCGTTCCACTCCCAGAATTGAATGACAACATCCTTCGAGTCGAAAGCGTCACAGCAAACACGGCACATATTTTGCTTAACGTTCATAACAGTTTCCTTTCCTTTGGATTGTCCGGATGTGATACGGCGGTTCAAAATTGGGAAAAACTTACATGATGGGCGGCTTATGGCCTTTTAAGTAATATCGTCCGTCGTCAACATCAAGCATGCCGTTTAAGACCAATTCGTTAAGCGCCTCTTGCGCAAGAGATTCTTCTTTGGGAAACATTTCACGAATATGATCCTTAAAAGTAATGGAAATGCTCCCTTTAGCATCCTGTTGGGCTTCTACAACGTAGTTGTAAACTCTATCTCTTATTTCGCCTTTTCGTTTTTCCTTCTTATTGCTTTTTAATTTATCTGTAAGAATCCAGCCGGTATTAATGATGCTCAACACTCCTCCAAGAGCTCCCAACAATGATTGAATACTCGAGAAACTTATAATTGTCATTTGTTATGCTCCGCAATAAAATAGATTCGTTTTCGTTTGGATTTTAGTTCTTTCATCTCAAACCTTCCATGATCAAGCCTATCTTCATAAGTTCAACTTCATCCAAGAACGCTAATCAGCCCTTCTGTTGTTGCCGGTATTTTAATGGTGTAACCCCCATGTATTGTTTGAAAATCCTGGCAAAATCGGATAAATCGTTAAATCCCACGGAAGATGCGGCGTGAGTCACCTTCTCGGAAGGATCATTGAGTAACTCGGCGGCTTTATGGATCCTGAATTGAATCAAGTACTTCTGAAAGGTAATCCCCTGCTCCTTTTTAAAAAGAAGACTAAACCGAATTGATTGAAGACCGCAAATCCGCGCCACATCCCTCTCCCGAATTTTTTCAGCATAATACTTCTCTATGTATGGGACCGCCTGATAGGTCGGGCACTCTTTTTTCCCTTCCGTTTTCAATCCGGAACATCTGACCTCAATGGGAATGGGTGATATTGGAACATTTTCTGTTTTGATCTTCCGCCGGGAAGCGCTCTTCGATAGACAAGAAATAATCCGAATATGGTCTAATATTTGTTCCGGCGAAACCGGTTTTACAAGATAGTCCCAGACACGCATCCGAAGGGACCAGACAGCGAACTCCTCGGAGTGATATTCGGTTACCAGAAGAACCGGCAAGGAGGGATACATCTCTTTGGTCTGCCGCAGAGTTTGTAACTGGTCCGGATCGGGAGCATCAAACTCAAAACAGATGAGTCCTGGAGAGAGCTTTCGAATCAAATCAGGAATTAACGCGGCTTCTTTCAGATAGCGAATATCGCATCGGCCGGAAAGCTTCCGGTAATTTTCCGATGGAGAGGGCTTGCCGGTTAAGTCGATCCAGATGGTAATGAACGGATTCATTATTAAACCCCTAAATTACAAGTTCCCTTTATTCCTGCGATAGAAATGTTTTTTTAAACCGCCTCTGTACACCAGGATGATTTCCTTAACCAATGAATAAGCTGGTCTGGCGGAAGGGGTGGACTGATGTAATACCCTTGCGACTGATCACAACCCATTTCGGCCAGTCGATTCCAATTCTCCTCTGTTTCAACCCCTTCGGCTACGACCTCCAGTCCTAAATGATGGGCAAGATCCACCGTGGAACTGACGATCATCTCATCATTCTTGTCGGTCGCCATGTTCGAAACAAACGACTTGTCTATTTTGACGCTTTGAACCGGAAGCTTTTTCAAAGAGGCCAGCGAGGAGTAGCCGGTTCCAAAATCGTCGATGGAAAGGCGGATCCCCAATTCGTTTAACCGGGAGAGAATTTTCATCGCGGCGGCGGCATTGGCCATGATCGTGCTTTCCGTAATTTCAAACTCGATCCACTGATGCCCGATCCGGTGGCGGTCAAGGCTGTCGATAATCTGGGTCACCAGATTCGGATCGTGCAGACTTCTTCTGGAGAGGTTGATGGCTACGGGAAAGAGAACGCCCGACTTGTCCCATTCCTGACATTGATTCAGAACATGGTTGATAACCCAGGCGCTCATCGGCTTGATCAGACCGGAATTCTCCGCAATGGGGATAAACTGATCGGGCGGGATAATCCCCTGCTTTGGATGCTTCCAGCGAACAAGGGCTTCGGTTCCGATAACCCGGCGCGATTTAAGATGAATCTTGGGCTGGTAGACCATGAATAACTGGTTGTCGTCAATGGCCTGACGCAATTCCCCCAGAAGCATCAGGCGTTGGGTCGTATATTGGTCTTTCACTGATTTGTAAATCGAACATCCACTGACCTCTTCCTTTGCTGATTCCATCGCCACTTCTGCGCACCGGAGGAGATCATCGTATCTCTCTCCATGCTCAGGATATAAGGCAACTCCAATTCTTGCAGCGATTTCAAGAGGGAACCCTTCCAAAACAACGGGTTCTTCCATGGTTCTCAAAAGCTTATCGGCTACATCCATAGCGCCGTTTTCTTTCGCTCCTAACAATAAAACGGCAAACTGATCTCCCCCCAGACGGGAAAGGGTATCGGATTTTCGGATCTTCTCTCTTAGCCGGTTTCCGATCTGTTGCAACGCCATATCCCCATACCTCGGCCCCAGGGTATTGTTAATTTCCTTAAACCGGTTCATATCGATCATCAGAATGGCCAGAGCCTGATTTTCCCGGCCTGCCATTAATAAAGCCTGTTTTAAGCGGTCGCTGAAGAGGCGGCGATCGGGCAGGCCGGTCAGGGGATCAAGAAAAAGAGATTCCTGAACAGGGCCTTCCAGATTACCCTTTTCAATTGAATACGCCCGATTAAACTTTCCTTTGAGCAGAAGGAATGTGGTCAGCAAAGAATAGACCGCCATGAAAACCAGGAAGCCATACAAATAAGGTTCAGGCGGCTTTGAAAAGTCACCCGGTCCGGCTCCCTTCAAGGCGATGAGAAAAAACATCCATAGGCTTGCTATAAAAAAACAGAGGAAAGCCCCATAGATGGAGATTTTTTGAGATGAACGGATTGAGAACTTCTTAAAGCCTTTTCTCATTAGAACTCTCTTATATCGTCCCGGCATTCATCGATGGAAAGGCAGACTGGGAACAATAGATACTTCGAAAAATAGTAAAGAAAAATGAAAAAAATAGCACCTGTCTGTTCTGACAGGTCTGCTTCTACAGCCCTTTTATCTTAAAATTCTTCTCAAAGAGTTTCGTTTATTTAAAATAAGGTCAGATATGCTTTGTATGAAGCTTGAAAAAAAAGATTTTGGAATGTTCTTAACCGATGGTAGTTGGCGGGTATCATCA of the Nitrospirota bacterium genome contains:
- a CDS encoding sigma-54-dependent Fis family transcriptional regulator — its product is MVNSILIVDDDEDFRFGLTNLIKQEFPEWSILQGDSCAAAKELIKQKDIQLILLDYQLPDGNSLSVLSEIEDLSESVEVIMVTAHGSLDLAVEAMKRGASDFVPKPIDFKDLAARIHKVLETREFRQVTEFYRSTFEVQPFIGTGPEMAACRELARLVAGSDKIVLILGETGTGKEVMARHIHSISDRKDKPFVIINCASQSEELIADEIFGHERGAFTNAYSSKKGKVELADDGTIFLDELGELSLNMQAKILRFIEDKQFARIGGTKERRCSARLIAATNRNLQNMVSQGLFRNDLFFRLNVFPITLPPLRQRKEDIPELVYHFLRNMTLYNLKKEMKISGNALEYLMEYEWPGNIRELRNVIERATVLADDAEITIKHLPVLNSVKMPEVIVEVNQFKESMRRSEKSLVVQALRAANWNQTEAARTLQINRQYLIRLMKKHQISVVRTSSG
- a CDS encoding DNA-binding response regulator translates to MNPFITIWIDLTGKPSPSENYRKLSGRCDIRYLKEAALIPDLIRKLSPGLICFEFDAPDPDQLQTLRQTKEMYPSLPVLLVTEYHSEEFAVWSLRMRVWDYLVKPVSPEQILDHIRIISCLSKSASRRKIKTENVPISPIPIEVRCSGLKTEGKKECPTYQAVPYIEKYYAEKIRERDVARICGLQSIRFSLLFKKEQGITFQKYLIQFRIHKAAELLNDPSEKVTHAASSVGFNDLSDFARIFKQYMGVTPLKYRQQQKG
- a CDS encoding phospholipase — encoded protein: MATVTIRAYLSPTLVLLAMDWPEGRDHQDFLGFAIKRTPGFKRSAESWLPNRIGFNGPAPNGADLPSNTSPIQKFLWWDARIDDVDRGKTFTYTITPVVGDPNNNKLLNQAANSVKVTLPQQVENGIGTYFNRAVVSSQAFIKEFGERPAGDQMIRAMAWLANGLEKVVPEFLSASHEAHGAIYHLTDDNWIIPAFEKYQGDASLVYDARPVRDKGGTKPTPNQPAIDHLDGKVLFYPRDKTNIMHDKFLVRLHGGSPIAVLMGSANFTPEGLTSQANLLHTWKSPELASLYWERRKLLESNPSLSVTAKNSGWSQEIQAGDATVRVFFPPEPAKKRESIDEIVKAVNSAEKSVVFCLFTPTDAPLLDAIFKTGDKGKMMFGLVNNIGKNPEENASGRKPVDAKVEIYHRSHSNKDVVGHEFFKRGQQPHGFSWEASHLPGGGKFPVYIHHKFIVIDAETDNPIIYTGSANMSNNAVHKNDENIMEIKGCPRVAAIYLAEFMRLYEHYRARSAWNNYESGKNKTFKLAPDSSWGKKAYAKDTPEYKARLNMVG
- a CDS encoding nitrogen fixation protein; amino-acid sequence: MKPESEIPPLCPSAQPEMAGSRILGVVGGSAEAPALAYCSESVPVTEELLNRTAPVSPTEVFRFSAHCEGGACRHFDGTHCRLATRVVQILPPVTETLPSCLIRSTCRWYLQEGKSSCLRCSQIVTQTFSPSEELRRAAES
- a CDS encoding HAMP domain-containing histidine kinase, with the protein product MRNIFKLNFRKKIFLAGALGLFPLGVAILLLLPFDENSYLTDQLKENGSKTASLVTEQAMPYLQTHDYPFVQKLLDNLVKHQDVLCATIFFNNRTISSGEVNLVQPVSKSGDNEWVTYKGLPGIKIQRSFQISADSDLPAGPVHPAFSALPAEGRVMLVLSTASIGSHVLHMFRYLSVFLALSLGLVMTAVWVASGRLSVPLNVLARKVVQISVNPNLETDSHNPDEIETISLSIQTLQDELAGKTATIQQLQKHRDEFIRSSDHLENLNKSLNEVILLKNNLFMQVSHEIKTPINSLSTLIQSLKKGGVPPVQYPEYLSRMEKLSNRIVQVLQTIIKSYMSEIGKLNLDKNLLNVSRIVSGVIADLHPLLNEKGLKCIAKTANENLEIVADQTRLEQILLNLLHNAIKASVAGGEITLAVEETENDVIIHVTDSGGGVPVEKRPHLFTTIGKPELKGEGSGIGLIISKYLVELHGGRIWLEAPLNHSGSTFSFSISRQSVNNSNTPGSLLKEKQGNG
- a CDS encoding bifunctional diguanylate cyclase/phosphodiesterase, which codes for MFFLIALKGAGPGDFSKPPEPYLYGFLVFMAVYSLLTTFLLLKGKFNRAYSIEKGNLEGPVQESLFLDPLTGLPDRRLFSDRLKQALLMAGRENQALAILMIDMNRFKEINNTLGPRYGDMALQQIGNRLREKIRKSDTLSRLGGDQFAVLLLGAKENGAMDVADKLLRTMEEPVVLEGFPLEIAARIGVALYPEHGERYDDLLRCAEVAMESAKEEVSGCSIYKSVKDQYTTQRLMLLGELRQAIDDNQLFMVYQPKIHLKSRRVIGTEALVRWKHPKQGIIPPDQFIPIAENSGLIKPMSAWVINHVLNQCQEWDKSGVLFPVAINLSRRSLHDPNLVTQIIDSLDRHRIGHQWIEFEITESTIMANAAAAMKILSRLNELGIRLSIDDFGTGYSSLASLKKLPVQSVKIDKSFVSNMATDKNDEMIVSSTVDLAHHLGLEVVAEGVETEENWNRLAEMGCDQSQGYYISPPLPPDQLIHWLRKSSWCTEAV